GCCCCGATCGCGCACCATCTTCTTGATCTTGCCCTTCGATTTGGGTCCGGTCGGAGCGGCCGGCGTCTGCGGCCCGGTGCGACGGCTTCGCCCTCGGCTTCTCCCTCGCCGCGGCGTGCGATACTGCTCGCCAACGTGGAACTCCTTGACGAAGAGTTCCGCGGGCACGGTGAGAGGTTCGTGACCCTCGGTCTGGGCCTCGAGCAGGACCTCTTCGTCTTCCACTGCCACGACGGCATAACGGAGGCCCGTATTCTTGTGGGTGCATTGGGCACCCGCCTCGATCTCGTCCAGCGACAGCATGACGGGAACCTCGGGGTGGAAGGGGGAATGGCTTTGCCGAGCAAGCGGGGGGACGCTGCGGGCGCCGCTGCCGACTCGGCCGAAGCCGGGGCATCGGAAGCCGCGGACGTTAGGAGATCCCCCGTGGGTGGTCAAATCGCCCCGAGGGTAAGATCATGGGCCTCGCCGAAGCG
This region of bacterium genomic DNA includes:
- a CDS encoding cold shock domain-containing protein, coding for MLSLDEIEAGAQCTHKNTGLRYAVVAVEDEEVLLEAQTEGHEPLTVPAELFVKEFHVGEQYRTPRRGRSRGRSRRTGPQTPAAPTGPKSKGKIKKMVRDRGFGFIRGEDGKEVFFHRSGMNGTEYDNIAEGDTVEYVIQEGPRGARAEHVRGITSETAA